DNA from Candidatus Poribacteria bacterium:
ATTGGTGTGTTGTGGCTGGAACAACGGTTTCCGCTGTGTGCACATCCCCGTGACCGCCAAGTGTAATGCTGACCCGTGTCAATCCATCGTTCCTTGTAACAGTATTCCTCACAGTTTCGGTGCCATCGGGTGCTGTAATCCTCCATGTGACAGGCACCCCCTGAATTTCCTGTTCACCGCGTACCCGTTGAGGAAATTCGTAGATGCTCTCACCACAAATGTGTGTCTTGTCCCAGGTCTCCCTAAGTGATTTTCCGCAGATTCGCCCTCAAACCCAAACATGAAGGACGAATACCGGGTATCCGTAATACCAGCCGTTATGAGGGCTGGAATATCTGTGTAGAGAGAGGCGTAGTCGAGGTTATAGTTCCACTTCAGATCAATTATCGTTGTGACTTTTCCTGCCTGCTGGAGCCCTATCAAAGGCGTAATATCCGTCAACAACCAGCCTCTCTGAGTGCCAGTTCTACCGGAGTGCGTCAGGAGACGCAGATCCAGATTCCGCAACGCAGCCCCTGCCGGTAAATCATCTAACACCGATAGATCTGAGATTGGAGTCCCTAAAAGACTTAGGTCGGTCAGCATTGATAAAGTGGGTAGAACCTCTGATAGCGTCTCGTGAGTGATGTCGGTAGCATTCAGTGCTAACGCTTTTGTTAGTTTCGCCAGGTCTGATATATCCGTCAATGGATGTGAAATATTTATTCGATAGGTCTTCCGAAAATAGGGGCGAATCACAAAAAGTTTTATTGGGATATTTGTATGTTTTTATTTAGATTTTAAAAATATGTCTTCACATAACTTGTGCTTAAACCCTAATGGCTATTGACTTTATGTCAATTTAAAATTTGACTAAAAATGAGATTTTTGATAATATACAACATTAATTTATGTGAAAATATGAAGTTTGTGAACACCTCATAACGGGTATTTTTCAGCGTGAGTTTTCTACAGAATTTTTTAGACCCTATCCGCATCTGGCATTTTATATTCAACTCACGGGATAAGAAAGTCATTCATTAAGGTCAGGGATTTCCATTACTGTGAAGTCGCGTCTTATACTGTCACAGACTAACAGTCTATGCTACAAAGATGCCACAGACTAACAGCCTATGCTACAAAGAGCCACAGGAAACCAACGGTCTCCTATGCTACAAAGATGGCAATTTAGGTTACTTAGGACTTAGGCAATTTCTCTACGGAGTCTTACGTATCATATGCAGCTGGCGAGGTTTGAAACCTCGCCAGCGAGGGGGTTTGCGTAAGTCCTATTACTGTAAGGAAGTGTGTCGATGACAACCAATATCTTGCAAGATATAATTGCACGCTGCCACCGCCGGCACGAGAAACCACTCAAGCAAAAGAAGACGACCTCAACACCTCGGCTTTACAAGGGGCTTCCATACCATTTCACAGCCTATTGTGCGCACAGATACCCTGTGCTGCTTCAAGACTTGGAGGCAGCAGACATTTCCTTTATGCCGATTGGGCAAGCCCCTGGAACCGACCGTCCGCCGCGTCATTTTGGAGGGGAACGGTTCTTGAAACGCCAACAAGCGACAAACTGGGATGCCATCCGATGGCACAAGTCATGGGGGATTCAAGTGTATACGGGTATGCCCTCTGTGCGTGATGGCGCACCATGGCATGATATCGACTTTAAATATGAAGCTATCTGTGCTGCACCTGATGTCATCCTTGCTTGTGTTCAAGCCCTGGTTGATGCCGTTGTGAATCCGTTATTGACGATGTCAAAGTCTGGTGGGCTCCGCTTTTCTTGCAGAATACCGGGGTACCTGCACCCGAACACCGAGCAGGCACGGTTGTATGTTTATAAACAGACCGCGACAGCAGAGAATCCACACCCCCACGACGCGTATCTTGAAATTTCCGGTGAGGAGGGATACAATTGCTGGGATGCGCGCTATGAAATTCTGCTTGGAAATCTGTTAGATCCGCCTGTAATTTCCAAAGAGATTTTCTTTGCCCCGATTGATGCACTTCGCGCTGCACTGCCCGAACCTGTTTTGCAAAACGTACAACACAAGGAGAATATTCCCGACGCGCTATACTCTCTCGGATCGGGCAAACTTGACCTCGCTAAAGAGGCGTTTTTTAAGCGCGGGTTTTCTTATGTTAGACAAGAGGATGGATTTCACTATTGGAACCGGCGAGATAATGAGATTGACAACACAGAGATATCGTTATGGGAGAGTGAAGGTGGTGTGTGGGTTTGTGCATCTACGTCTGATACTGGGCTACCTACGGAGGCAACGCTCCTAACAGACGTTTGGAACGATACCGGCATTCTGCCGCCGATTCCTAAGACGGGGCTACCTATAGATACTAAGGTACTTGCCATTCGGGAAGGAGAATTTAGTCCATTGGCAATAAAACGTCCTTCTCCAGTGTTAGGGAAGTCGAGCACCATCGAAAAGATTGATGAACCACGAGAAGAAATTAGCGTTCAGGTGCAGCGTGCTTTTGATAGGAACGTGCGCGTTCTTGGATTTATGCCGCAGATAGCCTCAGAGAAAAACCGTGAAGTAGAATCCCTTCTGCGGAATCGTGAGGCAATCTGTTTAGGCGTGCTAAATGCTGCGCATGCTGCAGAAGCAGAACGGTTTTTTCAAAAGCGAGGTGTAGGATCGGTTGCCCGGTGGCGGGATCGGACGTATCTATGGGATCAGGTAAAAGATATTCCCATTGATGTACGCATGGCAACACCTTTTCACCGTGGAAATGTCTGCGAGGATGCTCAGCGGTGCGAAGCACTTGAGAAAAAGGGTGGGAATCCGAGTGAAATTATCTGTCCGCAGTGCCGCGTCTATACAGCGTGTAGGGAGCGCGGCTATCTATCGCAATCCTCGGCATTACAAACGACCAAAGTACAAATAATAGAAGAGTTTCGGCTATTTTTAGACCCACACTATGAAAAAATAGTGGAACAGTTTCTTGAAGCGCGCGATGGAACACATCCACTTTGTATCGTTGATGTCACGAGAGAGAATCAACTGTTTCTTAAATGCAGACTGTCAAGAACCACATTGGAGGAGTGGGTTGTCAATTGGAAAGGCAGTGCCTTAGGAAACTTTGCGCTGGCCCTCCTGAATGCAGTGGAAATCAGAGACAAATACCATGCGAACTCCATCAAACGCCTTCGAACGGTCATACGGACGTTTGAATGGTTGGCAGAAGAAATTATCCAACAAATGTGCACCGTCAATATACAGGGCAGAGTGGTCGCACGAGGTGCTATTGATCCAGAGACCGGACAAGAATTAGCACGTTTTACAATCGAGTTTGAGCGAGGGATTTTTGCTTATATTCCTTTGAACGCTGTGGCTGCGGACAGACTGGCGGCAGAAGGGTTGCCCTTCTTTCGACTCGACGCTTTTGTGCCTAACGAAGAGATGAGAATTTTGATGCCAATAGCGGACGCTGTCGAATTGGGTATCTTGGATACGGCGACTGTTGAAAACATTCAGAAGTTTCCAACGGTTTGCGGGCATCCAAATTGGACGTTTTGGCATCAACTCAAGCGTTTCTTTGCACATTACACGCGGGACGCTGATGCCCCGATGCAATGGGAGGACGAAGTATTACAGTTCTGGGTGCCGCCGGTACTTCATCCGAGTGTCAGACACCTTTTGATCACCGCTCCAGCTCTCTACGGCGAGCATCTCCGTCGGACGTTTTTAGATGAAGAAACTGAGATCCTTCCTACCGAACCGATGGCATGGGTTCCTGGAAACCGAATTTTTCAGATTCGCACCGGTATCTATCCACGGAAAACAATTTTAGACATCAGTAACACTTGGGACAGTCTCGGGATGTCTGAAACGGGGCAGCACATTTTTTCAAGGATCCAATCTGAAATTGAAAGGGATCCAAATATTAAGCATGGGATTATAACCCATGTTCACGCAATTGAACAGTTGAAGGATATAGTGGAGAATGAGAACGTCTGTTTCTTAACGAGTTTTCGAGTGGTGGACGGATTAGAAACTGCTTTTCAAGAGGCGCAGGTCATCTGGATAGTTGGCATGCCGGAAATGGGACCACGTGCTGTTTTGGAGCGCACTCAGATCCTGTTTGGAAACGACGAGGAACCTCTTTCTTATGAAATGGAACCAGAACTCTACCGTTACAAAGACGAGCGCGTCCAGAGCGTTTATGAAAAAGAGGTCGTCCGTATATTCACAGAGATTATAGAACTGGCTCAGCTGAACCGTTTGGCAAACAAGAAAGTTATGTTGATTACGGGGTTCCGAATTCCTGAGATCACCGATAGACCCGAAACGCTCCTTTTTGACTTGGAAGATTTGGATGTCGCCGATGGGTTAGACAAACTGGCGGAAGTGATAACGATACGTCAAGGATTTGAGGCGGAACGCGACAATCTGACGGTTGAATCCAGCAGAAAAGAGGTAGAACGGATTTTGGGATGTTCCCAAAGGCAGGCGAACCGAGTGTTGCAAAGGATGAGAGGTGGGAGGCCACGTGTCACTTTCCGCGAGCAAATTCTCGCACTTCTCGCCGATGGCGAGAAAAAAACGCCGGAATTCGCGGCAGCGATTCAAGGACACCCAAAAGCAGTAAATACAGAACTCACGCGCCTTGTGGGGCTCGGTGAAATTGTAAAGGTTCGACGAGGTGTATATAGACTTCCAAAGCCTTAGAAAGGAAGCGTTCAGCATTAGCATCCAATTCTCGTTTGCTGAGTCTACACTTCTTTTTATAGTAAGCCCACAATTACCGAGAGTTCGGTGTGAAAGCTCCATCCTTTAGGTTGGGGATGAAACACCGCCTTTGTGAAAAGGGCCAAAACGCCATTTTTTAGTTAACATTCCGCCCGAAATGTGGTATAATTGATACTATCACACTGGCAGACAGTTTCAGCAGAATCGCAAGGTTCTGTGTCTGCCTACCCACTGAAACGGGGTTAAAGGTGTGATGTGTGATATACCATGAAAACAGAAAAATATGAGTTCTATCATCAATCTAACTTGATACAGATTGGTAACCTGATTGACGATTTGCATAGTGTGCATGTTCACCTCTTGAAGTTGCAGAGACGCTATTATCGTATCTATGGTAAATATGCGTCTTTTGGTCGGATATGTAATCATATCACGAGTTTGAAACAGCGGACGAAACAGCATTGGAATCACTTGCCGAGTCAGGTCATCCAGCAAGTCGCAAAGCGTATCCACTTAGGATACGAAACCTTTTTTGATAACATTAAGGACCGAAAAGCAGGTAAAACGAAACGCAAAGTCGGCAGACCAAAGATAAAACCACTCCACAAATACAACTCCTTAACGTTCACACAAGCGGGTTTTAAGATAGAAGGTAACCGCCTAACAATCAATTGTATCAAAAAGTCTTTCACCTTTTGGAAGCACCGAGACTGGACCGGGCGTATCAAAACAGTAACAATCAAACGTGATAATGTAGGCGACTACTATCTATACCTGAGTTGTGAGGATTGCAAACCTTCCGAGAAATTCCCTTTGACCGGTAATGTGGCAGGGGCAGATTTCGGAATGAAAACATTTCTCACCCTTTCAGATGGCACTGCAATCGTATCTCCTGAATTCTATAAGCAAACTCTCAATGAAATTTGTTCTGCGAACAAGGCACTTTCACGCAAGCAATATCTCTCTAATGGCTGGTATCGTGCCAAGCGTCACCTCTGTCGTGTTCATGAGAAGATTGCCAATCAGAGACGCGATTGGTTCTTCAAATTGGCACTTCGTCTTGTGCGAAAATACGATAGAATTTCCATTGAAACCCTGAACCTTGAGGGTATGAAACGCCTTTGGGGACGCAAAGTTTCTGACCTCGCTTTTGGTGAATTTGTCTTGATACTCCAGTGGACATGTGCCAAATATGGTAAAACATTGTTGAAAGCGGGACGTTGGACTGCCACAACAAAACCTTGTCATTGCTGTGGGCATCACAACGAAAATCTAACGCTTTCTGATAGGCAGTGGACATGTCTCGAATGTGGATTTCCACACGATAGAGACGTAAACGCTGCGATAAACATTTTGCGGGTTGGGGTACCCTGGACCGAAACCAGATAAAACCGTTCGATCGCACTTTCAAAGTGCGGCGGAGACGGAATAAGAACCCGCGGGTGGAGACAACGTAAGACGGTGGACTCTTTGAGAAAACCGCTATTGTCTACGAAGCCGAAGCCCCTGCCTTTAGGCAGTGGGTGGTATCACGGCACTACTGTTCACTATTATTAAAGAGTATTGTATGAGACACAATGAGGTGCGATGGGAACGGATGTTTCCAGATGAATTAGAAGCGGCGTTTGAAGCGTGTCCGATGGTGTATCTACCTTATGGGTTGTGCGAACCACACGGTTGGCACAATGCAGTCGGGATGGATGCGATTCGGGCACACGAATGCTCGTGTCAGGCGGCGCAAGCACACGGTGGGATTGTCGCACCGCCGTTTTACTGGCACTGCCATGAGATCGGCGGCTATGGCGCATGGGGACACAACCAAGTGAATCAAGAGCGGCCGTGGCTGACAGCGATCCCGCCTTGGATGTTTTTGAAGAATGTGTGCTATCATATCCGAGCGGTGGATGCATTGGGTTTTCATGGCGCGATTCTGTTCTCAGGGCATTCGGGTCCGCATCGGTTAGACGTGCCGGTGGTGATCGAAATTATGCAGGCACATGTCGGTGTTCGGATGTATTCGACGATGAGCATCGGTGCGGATATTGAGCGTTTTGAGGACGGTAAAGGATTAGGTGGACACGCTGGACGCGGTGAAACGTCTGTGCTTTGGGCAGTCGCGCCAGACTGTGTGGATATGTCGCGGATGCCAACAGATGACGCACGCGCACCTCATTTCGCAATGGGCGATTTCAACGAATCCTCCAGCCGTCAAGTCGGGGAACAGATGGTGGCAGATATTGTGGCGCATTTCGGTGAAAAGACGAAGGAATTGCTGTCGGCATACAAAGCGGAAGTGTCGAATCACACGCCACTGACGTTTGATGATGTGGAAGGGATTTGGGAAGACGAGATCCGACCGAAGTTGGCTGAGTTTGCTTCCATACAGCCTCCCGAACCAGCACCGCCTTCCGATTCCCGATGGTATCCGAACTCACAGGTGCCCAAGAAAGAGCGGGTACTCTAACATATTCCGCTGCCAAAGCAGAGGTGTATGTCAATATGCGATTTAAACACCTCAGTCAATCAGAACTCGTAAAGAAGGTGGGAATTTGGGTAGTGTCAACCCTACTCCTATTTTTCGGGTTTTATACTAACTTATGGCATGTTGCTGAACAGCAATGGTTTGCCAATCATCAGAAAGACACCGAAGCGCATATCATGGGAAGGATGGTCAAATCTCGACAAGATGGCATCTTCTCAGCGGGTGGTCTGAATGGTTGGGGAACAGCGAAAAGTACTGATGCGGAATGGATACCTTCAACAGAGCTTGGACCCCAGTATACAGCTTATCTATACAAACTCTCCTTTGAAAAATTTTCAACCTACAACTCACAACCTGGCGGTCAAGGCATGATTTTTAGTCTACTTGATAGACGCATTCCATTTTCGCCTCAAACCAAATTAAAATTATTCTATGTTTTGACAGCTTTACTTTCCGCAATCGCATTGACCGCGATTATAGGGTGGTTTTATGAGGCGTTTGGCTTGTTGACCGCTACATTCGTAATAGGTTCAGCTGTACTCTCTCAATGGTTGACAGTCTTTGGGAAAAATCTTTGGTGGAGCCTGTGGGCTTTTTATCTGCCGATGATTGTCGTCATGTACTTCCTCAAACACAACAGGGTTCCAGCGAACCGTCAGTATATCAAGTTTGGAATCCTGATCTTTATTGCGGTTTCCATTAAGTGTTTCATCAACGGCTATGAGTACATTACAACTACACTATTAATGATGATGGTGCCGTTCGTCTATTATGTCATTCTTGACAAGTGGAGCCGTCGCCAATGTGTGAAATGGACACTTGCAGCTGGACTCGGATCAGGCGTAGCAATTTTTTTGAGTCTCATCATGTTATGTTTCCAGATCGGTGCTGCGAAGGACGGATTCATGGACGGTGTTGCACATGTAATCTGGTCTTTCGGTAAGCGTACATACGGCGATGCGGAAAACTTTCCGCCAGTGTATGCTGCCAGCCTTGAAGCCGGTACGATAGGTGTGGTCATTACCTACATGAACGGTATTTTCTTCGATCTCAACAACTATCTATCTAACACTAATTCCTTCGTCTCTAACTTCCTATTAAAAATCCGCTATTATTATCTAATAGTTCTTTTTATGGTGATGTCTGCGCTGCTGTTTTGGCGTAGCAAAAAAACGATGGCAGTGCGAAGACAGCACTATATTGCATTAATCTGGACGACGTGGTTTTCAATTCTTGCGCCTTTATCGTGGCATGTCATCTTCAAGGCACATTCATTTATCCATACGCACATGAGTTTTCTTCTGTGGCAGATGCCCTTTACACTCTTTGGCTTTGCCGTGTTCGGCTCCGCTGTTATAGCATGGATGAAAGGAAACAAAGAAAAAAGTAGCACGGAGGGTGTATGAGTATTAATCGATTGGATCGGTGGGTTGGAAGAGACCGATTGAATCCCAACGAAATAGAGGGTAACCGCTTCTTAAAAGCTGCGAGTCTCTTTGCAGAGACAGCACTCCGATACGGGAGAGATAGATACAGCGGCAAAGATATACCGCTTTTTGCTGACTGCCTCCATACCGACCATTTGAAGGCACCCAGATCGATGACTTCTCACCGCACAGGCACTGAGCCGAAACCAGCAGTCTGGAGTTTTTTTCAAAATCAACAGAACCTGATGCGGTTGCTCGCCTCTTTAAGCCAATTCACCGGGGATGGCAAATACGTCTATGCCGCGGGAGAAACCGCCGAATATATGTTCAACAACTACTGGTATCCAGAGAGTGGTGTTCTGCATTGGGGTGGGCACGGCTATGTGGATTTGGTAACCGGTAATAGATATGGCATGAAAGGCGTTGTCCACGAAATAGAGGACGTATACCCATATTGGGAATTGCTGAGAGCCGTGAATCCGGACCGTGGCGAAATGTTGATGAAAGGGATTTGGGAGGCGAATATCAAGGATTGGGATGCCTTACACTACAACCGACACGGTGATTTCAAAAAGCAGGTTGACCATGCCAATACCTGGAACAGACCTTGGAACGGATACAAAGCACCCGAAATCAGTGGAGATCTCTCGTTTATCAGTGTTGCACTAGATCTGGCTTACGCCGCTTACAGCTTGGGCTACCAAAAGCAGGAGGAGGCACCGCGGATGTGGGCGGAACGTCTCTTAAATCTGATTATAAAGCAGCGAGATCCAGAGACTGGCATCTGGCCCAATCTGGTGCATCCACAAAGTAGTAAACGCGGACTGAACGTATTCGGCAGAAAATATCCGCAGGCGACTGAACCGAGGGTTTATGTCGGCAACCAGTTGAACCACGCGATTACCCAGATGATGGGTATGCTGACAATCATAGAAAACGCCCAGAAGTACGGACGCATCGGTGAAATGGCGCACATCAAAGCGGCGGTTGAACAACATATCATCGGTTTCTTGGACGCTTCCTATAATCGAAAAAACAATACACTGAAAAGCATCGTTATTGACGGGACGGACCTCACAGATTTTCGGATACAGGGACCTTTCAGAGATGCGAAGTTGTACTTTGGTGCGAAAGAAGGCGGTGCGTTCCTGCCCCAAAACATTACGCCGCTCTTTACCTCCGTCTGTGCGCGTGGGTATCGGGTCTCTGGGGGGAAAAGTGCGTTTAGAGACTATCTACGTGCGATGTTTAAAGCCTTCGGGATCGGAGACATCGGTGCTGACAAAAACGCCCCACCATCGTTGAATTTTGACACAACTGCTTTGGAACCTGCTTATATCTTTGCATTAGTGGATCTGTACCGAGTAGAATCGAAGGCGGAATTTCTGGCGATGGCTGAGTGGATTGGGGATAATCTGCTTCACAGTAGACAACACGTCGGTAGTGGACTTTTTACGCTTGAAGATGGCTTTATCCTCCACAGCAAGGTCATGGATAAGCCGGAACTACAAGAGGGACATGAAGGGAAAAGTGTGGCTGAACTTCTGCAGGACACGCATAGAACCGCAAACCTCGATGCGATGGAGCCGTTGGCACTGCTCAGTATCTATGCCGCGCAAACCAGACAGTACAACATTATGCCCGAATGGACAGCGGGTGGGCTTTACCTCAAGGTGAGCAGTGTGGGACATATTGTTAGCAAAGAGATGCAGCTCTGGTTTGATAAGCCAGCACTCCAGCAATTTTACAAGGACAGTAATATTAACTGCACTTGGGAAATTGACGAAGGCTGAACTAAACAGATCATGTCTGAATTTTGCCATTCCTGTCAAGTATTTCAAGGCTTTACACAACAAAGTTTGACTTCTGCCACGAAATAGGGTACAATGGGTTATGAATAATACGAAATCAGAAAGGAGTCTGACATATTGCATCGGATGAGTGGTGTTATCATCTTAACGTTGTTGGTTCATTTGTTCACAGGATGTGATTATCGTGATGGATGGGAAGATGTGGGCATGGAGATAGAAGCAGCGGGTGTAGTATCTGTTTCCGATGATAGGCCCGCCGAAGTGGTGATCGGCGCAGTAGGGGTTAATATGAACACCTGTGTAGACCCAAATGCGAAAGTATACGCTACTCGGGAGGGCAATAACATCTATCTAACAGCAACGATGGAAAGACCTTCTGGCCCCGTTGGATGTTTTCAGGCAGAAACGGACGTGTATGGCGAGGTTACTATGAAGAATTTTAAAGTGGGTGAATATAAAATTCTGGCCGACATCAGCAGTGAACTGGGACGGTTTCGTATTGAAGAAAACGCGGCTTATGTAGATATTGAACCCATCATAAATGGATTTATTGTTTATCCAATGCGTCCTGATGAGGATACTTCCTACTATGTTGAAGCTAGTATTGGTATAGAAGAAGCCCATGAAATCGTTTGTGACCTTATCCCCAGGACAACCCTCTGGACAGTCCGATCGGGAGATCTAAACTTTGATATAAGGCGTATAGTGCCAAAAAATGCTGGCTCCTCTTGCGGTATTATATCTTTAGGTCAACCTAATGACATTGGTTATACGTCGTGGACACATAACACTGAGATATATCTTGGCGTATTCTCTGCGGGGTCGCATAGTGTGGTCATCGATGGTATGAACTATCTTTTCGATATACCGCTGCAGGTTGATTGGGGGAGTATCGAACGAATAATGATACCTCCAAAAACGGATGCAGCAACACCCAGGACGGACGCGAGGTCCCTGCATTGAGAAATATGAGCCATCATTACCTAATCAACACGCTTCCAAAAACCCTCACGGAACATATGCTTTCTGTAGTAGCTGCCACGGTCCTCATCATGGAAGATGCAAACAGTGAACTTATCAGTTTCGGCAGCGGCTTTGTTAGAGGAGCGATAGTATGAAAATGTCAAAAGCCCTCTCACTCATTGCTTATGACGATTTAGAAAGCCAAGTTGAAGCACTGGAAAGGGATGGGTACGTCTATTTCCCCGGCGTGCTTGATGCCGATGAAATTGCTGAATTGCGTGCAACTATGGATCGGTTACCGGCAATTCCTGAGTCTCATGATCGGGACGAAACACTTGAAAATGGCGACGCATTCCTTCACAAACTCATCAGTAACTCGTTTAATCGAGATCCGTTGTATCTGCCATTCCTTGACAGATCACCAGTTTTTGAAGTCGCCGAGGCAGCGCACGGCGAGGATTTTCATTGCATAGGTATGCATTCGTGGTTGACAGGACCCGGACGGCCGGATCAAGGATTACATACCGATTGGCTACCAATCAGTCTACCTGCGGAGATTCGTTCCGATCCACGCGTCAAAATCCCAATCTTTATCACCACCGCCCATTACTATCTCAATGATATGTATGAGGAGTTGGGACCGACGAAGTTTGTGCCGGGCAGCCACTTCTCAGGATGCTCTCCAAACGGAGCAACAGAATGGAATAACCGCGGGGAAGAGAGTATCCTATGTAATGCAGGGGATGTCGTGCTTTTCCGCAGTGAAGTCTGGCATCGTGGTTCTGCCAATACGAGTGACGAAGTCCGTTATCTTTTGCAAGTCCACTATGCCCAACGGATGATTACACAGAAATATCCGCCTTATCTGAACAGATTTCAGTTTGATGCATCGATTCTCGCCCAAGCCAACCCTCGACAGAGACGGCTCCTTGGCGATCATCGACCGAGCAATTACGATTGAAGGTAACGCATAATTTGAGGTGTGTCTTTGCTGGGTTTGTTTATAGCGATCCAGAAAAGCGATTTTATCCAACAGCAACAGCGTATTCAGTTAACACAGGACTCCGCTTCCTTGCACGTTTAGCGGTATCAACAAGTTCTCTGACAGTGACCAGCAAGGCATCCATTGTCTCCGGCGTAAAAGAGGGCTC
Protein-coding regions in this window:
- a CDS encoding RNA-guided endonuclease TnpB family protein yields the protein MKTEKYEFYHQSNLIQIGNLIDDLHSVHVHLLKLQRRYYRIYGKYASFGRICNHITSLKQRTKQHWNHLPSQVIQQVAKRIHLGYETFFDNIKDRKAGKTKRKVGRPKIKPLHKYNSLTFTQAGFKIEGNRLTINCIKKSFTFWKHRDWTGRIKTVTIKRDNVGDYYLYLSCEDCKPSEKFPLTGNVAGADFGMKTFLTLSDGTAIVSPEFYKQTLNEICSANKALSRKQYLSNGWYRAKRHLCRVHEKIANQRRDWFFKLALRLVRKYDRISIETLNLEGMKRLWGRKVSDLAFGEFVLILQWTCAKYGKTLLKAGRWTATTKPCHCCGHHNENLTLSDRQWTCLECGFPHDRDVNAAINILRVGVPWTETR
- a CDS encoding phytanoyl-CoA dioxygenase family protein is translated as MKMSKALSLIAYDDLESQVEALERDGYVYFPGVLDADEIAELRATMDRLPAIPESHDRDETLENGDAFLHKLISNSFNRDPLYLPFLDRSPVFEVAEAAHGEDFHCIGMHSWLTGPGRPDQGLHTDWLPISLPAEIRSDPRVKIPIFITTAHYYLNDMYEELGPTKFVPGSHFSGCSPNGATEWNNRGEESILCNAGDVVLFRSEVWHRGSANTSDEVRYLLQVHYAQRMITQKYPPYLNRFQFDASILAQANPRQRRLLGDHRPSNYD
- a CDS encoding creatininase family protein; amino-acid sequence: MRHNEVRWERMFPDELEAAFEACPMVYLPYGLCEPHGWHNAVGMDAIRAHECSCQAAQAHGGIVAPPFYWHCHEIGGYGAWGHNQVNQERPWLTAIPPWMFLKNVCYHIRAVDALGFHGAILFSGHSGPHRLDVPVVIEIMQAHVGVRMYSTMSIGADIERFEDGKGLGGHAGRGETSVLWAVAPDCVDMSRMPTDDARAPHFAMGDFNESSSRQVGEQMVADIVAHFGEKTKELLSAYKAEVSNHTPLTFDDVEGIWEDEIRPKLAEFASIQPPEPAPPSDSRWYPNSQVPKKERVL